The Diaminobutyricimonas aerilata nucleotide sequence TACATTCCGGTACTCCGGAGTACCGTAACGGATTGCGGGACCGGTCGGTCCCGTATCCGTCGGCGGTCACCGCCGCATCCGAGCGAGGAGCTCCTCATGTCGTCCCCTTCCGCCACCGACCGCCCGGCTCGCGGCGGCGCCGTCCGCACCACGGTCGTCCTTCTCATCGCGGCGGCAGTGGCTGTCGCCGTGAACGCCCTCGTGGCGGCACTCGCCGTCTCGGCAGGTGCGCCGTCGACCTACGGGCCGCTCACCTTCCCCGCCTTCACCACGTTCACCGTCGCCGGTCTCGCCGCGGGTTGGGCGGGGTGGATCGTCGTGCGACGCCGCGCCCGTAAGCCGCGGCGCGCACTCGCGGTGCTCGTCCCGCTCGTGGTCGCCGTGTCGTTCGTGCCCGACGTGGCGCTGCTCATCCTGCGGTTCATCCCCGGCACGACGACGGCGGCCGTGGTCGCCCTCATGGCGATGCACCTCGTCGTCGCGGCGGTCGCGATCCCCGCGTACGCGCTCGCGGCCCCGGTGCGGGCGAGCGACGCGGCACGCACTGGCGCCTCCGGCGGCAGGGTCAGCGCCGCACGGGCTTGACGGCGGGGACAGTCCCTTGCGCGGGGAGGATGTCTGAGGGCGTGCCCGTCGCATCGGGCGCTGCGGGATCCCACTCCGGAACGAAGAAACCCCCGACGAATCGGGGGTTCAGATGGTGGGCGATACTGGGATCGAACCAGCGCGACGGCGAAGCATGCCGTCGCGGGTCACCGCAGAGGAAACTCGAGCCGAACGGCCGGATTCAGATGGTGGGCGATACTGGGATCGAACCAGTGACCTCTTCCGTGTCAGGGAAGCGCGCTACCGCTGCGCCAATCGCCCAGGTCTTGCGAGGTGGAGACGGGATTTGAACCCGCGTGTACGGCTTTGCAGGCCGCTGCCTCGCCTCTCGGCCACTCCACCGTGCGCGGTTCAGCACGGCGAACCGACGCTGCCCCACTCGAGCGGATGACGAGATTCGAACTCGCGACCCTCACCTTGGCAAGGTGATGCGCTACCACTGCGCCACATCCGCGTTACCCGCATTTCTGCGTGCGGACATGACTCTAGCCGAAACGCTGACGGGTTCCAAACCGGGTTACGTGACGCGTGTCGCCGGTTCGAATCCGCCCCCGCTCCGCGCGTCGCGGGTGCGGAACCGGGCCGCGATCTATGGCAGGATGTTCTCCGCGGGCGATTGGCGCAGTTGGTAGCGCGCTTCCTTCACACGGAAGAGGTCATCAGTTCGAGTCTGGTATCGCCCACCGCAGCCCCCGATTCTTCGGGGGCTTTTCTCATTCCCGTCCGCCCCGTCACGTCCGGCTCGGTACCGTGTCGACTGTGACGATCGCTCCGGACCGACGCGCTGCGCTCCTCGTCGGCATCGCTCGGATCGTCGTAGCCCTCGCGGTGATCGCCGTTCTGCTGTACACCTACGCGCTCGGTGTGGCCGCCGGTCGATCGAGTCTGTTCGACTACTTCGGCTACTTCACGAACCTCACGAGCCTGCTCACGAGCTCGGTGCTACTCGTCGCCGGATTCATCGCGGTCACCGGTCACCGGGCTCCGCGCTGGCTCACTGCCGCTCGTGCACTCGGCACGACCTACATGCTGCTGGTCGGGCTGGTCTACAACGTCCTGGTGCCAGGCACCGGCACGGCGCCGCCGTGGGTGAGCGTGGTGCTCCACGTGATCTTCCCGATCCTCGTCGTGGCCGACTGGCTCGCGGGACCGGATCGGCACGCTATCCCGTGGGCTCTCCTCGTGATTGTGTTGCCCTACCCGATCGTGCGGGTGACCGTGGTGCTGGTGCGCGGTGCCACGGACGGGTGGGTGCCCTACGGCTTCCTGCTCCCCTCCCACGGCGCGGCGACGTTGGCGGCACACGTCGCCGCTCTCCTCGCCGTGCTCCTGGTGCTGGGGGCCGCAGTGTGGTCCGTCGGCCGACGTCGATCCTGAACGGCGGCCTCCGGACCGCGGCCACTCGCCGCGACACGTCGCATGGTCGTCGGGCCGTCGAACGTGCCTTCATCGGACGTTTCGGGGCCCCGAGTGCGCCGGAAACGTCCGATAGAGGCACGTTCGGCGAAACGACACCCGGCCGGAGCGCCTCGAGGAGGCGGACGCGCGGCAGGCGTCAGGCGGAGGCGCGGGCGGCGCGGCTGCGCCGCACCTGCTGGGCGATGAGCAGCGGCAGAGCGACGATGAGCGCCGCGACACCCGACCAGAGCACCACGCCGAGCACTGCACCGAACTGGGCGATCACCGGATCGAGCGAACCGGAGTAGACGAAGCCCCGCTCGAGCCCGAACAGGCCGAGGAACGCCACGCCGATCGCCGCCGGGACCGGCAGCAGCGCGAGCACGTTGCGCAGCGAGCCCGGCCTCCACGCCGCGCGGTGGGCGGAGTACGCGACGATCGCCGAGCTCGTGCCGGTGACGCCGCCGAGCACGGCTCCCCACAGCAGGTCCACCGACGGGGCCGCGGCGAGGGTCGCCATCACGCCGGCGGTCGCACCGGAGCAGACGCCCACCGTGTCGATGCGATGGCGACGGATGAGCTGCACCACGGCCCAGCCGACAGCGGAGACACCCGGCACCACGACCGCGGCGAGCAGCACGACCGGCGTCACCTCGTCGATCCGCAGCTCGACCCCGATCATCCACACGACTGCGGCGATCCACATCGACGACGTCGCGAGCAGCGGACGCCGTGCGTGCGGGGAGTCCTCGGGCGGCTCGAGGGCGAGTACGGCGCGCACCACGTAGAGGGCGCTCAGCGGAACCGCGAAGAGCAGCGCTCCCCCGTAGTCGGCGACACGCGCGTCGAGCACGAGCCAGGCCGCCGGTCCGCCGAACAAGCCGACGCCGAGCGGGACGAGCAGCAACGTGGGCCACAGCAGCGTGGAGAGCACGAGGGCCCCGGAGGAGACGGTGGCCGGTCCGAGCACGTAGGCGGCGGCGACGGACAGCAGCACGGCACCCGCGAGGTAGAGCAGCACCGCGGGCACCGCCCGCACCGCCCCGACCGCGAGTCCGACGCCGAGCACGACCGCCCAGAGCAGCGTCGGCAGCGCGACCGCGAGCACCGCTCCGCGCACGCCGCGCAGCAGCGCCGGGATGGCGCCGGCCAGCACGGCAGCGAGAACGAGTGCGCTCGTCGTCACGACCCATCCGTCCGTCACGGCGCCTCCTCCGCGCACGACGTTAGCGCGCCGCGGCGGTGCGGTGAAGGCAGCTCACGACGAAGGAGGGCGCCGCCCGCAGGCGACGCCCTCCCGATGTGCATGCGAACTCAGTCGGCGAGCACGTATCCGGTCTCGCCGTGCACGACCGTGTCGATTCCGGCGACCTCGTCTTCGTTCCTTACGCGGAAGCCCATCGTCTTGTTGATGACCCAGCCGATGGCGAAGGAGAGAACGAACGAGTAGATCAGCACCGCGAAGGCGGCGAGCGCCTGCTTGCCGAGCTGGCTCGCGTCACCACCGGTGAACAGGCCCAGATCGGTCGCGAAGAGACCGATGTAGAGCGTGCCCACGAGGCCGCCGACGAGGTGGATGCCCACCACGTCGAGCGAGTCGTCGAAGCCGAGCTTGAATTTCAGGTCGATCGCGAGAGCGCACACCACACCGGCGATCGCACCGAGCAGCAGCGACCAGCCGGGCGTGAGCACGGCGCACGCGGGGGTGATGGCGACGAGACCCGCGACGGCGCCCGACGCGGCACCGATCGAGGTGGGCTTGCCGTCCTTGATCTTCTCGACGACGAGCCAACCGAGGATGGCGGCCGCGGGAGCGGCGATCGTGTTGAGGAAGGCGATCGCCGCGATGCCGTCCGCGGCGAGCTCCGAGCCGGCGTTGAAGCCGAACCAGCCGAACCACAGCAGACCGGCGCCGAGCAGCACGAACGGCGGGTTGTGCGGCACGTGTGCGCCCTTGGCGAAGTTGACGCGCTTGCCGAGCACGAGCGCCAGGGCGAGCGCGGCGGCACCGGCGTTGATGTGCACCGCGGTTCCACCGGCGAAGTCGATCGCGCCGACCGTGTAGGCGATCCAGCCGCCGTCGACGACCGAGCCGTCTTCGCCGAGCGTGAAGTTGAACACCCAGCTCGCGACGGGGAAGTAGACGACCGTGGCCCACACACCGGCGAAGACCATCCACGCGCCGAACTTGGCGCGGTCGGCGATCGCACCCGAGATGAGGGCGACGGTGAGGATGGCGAAGGTGGCCTGGAAGGCGACGAAGGCGAGGTTCGGGAAGTCCGCCTCGGTGACCGACGCCTCGGCGTACGAGTCGCCGAGTCCGATCTCGCCGAGGTTGATGCCGAGCACACCGTCGATGCCGATGAAGTTCGCGTCCGCCGCCGCGCCGTCCGGACCGTCCGCGAAGGAGATCGCGTAGCCGTACAGCACCCACAGCACGCCGATCAGCCCGAGCGCGCCGAAGCTCATCATCATCATGCTGATGACGCTCTTCGCCTTGACGAGCCCGCCGTAGAAGAACGCCAGACCGGGGGTCATGAGCAGAACGAGGGCCGCGGCGATGAGCAGGAAGGCCGTGTTGCCTTGATCCATGTCATACCTCTCTGAGAGTTGCAAAGGACGCACCCTCGGATCGGTTCGGGTCGGTGAGCCTCATCGCCTCGGGTACGCGACCCAGTGTGCTGTCGGCACGTTTCGGCGGAACTGTGCCGGTGTTTCACGAGTGTTACGGGCGCGGGCTGAAGGTAAACATCGTGTTTCGGGCAGCCTCCGGATGCCCGCACAGGCGCCGCACATCCGCCCGGAGCACCCGGATCCGGGACCGGTAGGCTGGATGCCGGTGTGCCGGGAAGTCTGGTCGGCGTCGTGTTCCCGACCCCGAAGGGCGTCATGCGTTTCCTCCGTTCCGAGCGTTACTCGGCCGTGCTGCTGCTCGCCGCCGCGGCCGCCGGCCTCCTGCTGGCGAACACCGCCGCGGGCCCCGGACTGACCGCCCTCCGCGACACCTACCTCGACATCCCGCCGCTCGGCATCCACCTGACGGTCGGGCACTGGGTCACCGATGGGCTGCTCGCGATCTTCTTCTTCCTCGCGGCGATCGAACTGCGCCACGAACTGACCCGCGGCGAACTCGACAGCGCCCGGAAGGCGCTCGTGCCGACGATCGCGGCCGTCGGCGGTGTCGTAGTGCCCGCGATCGTGTTCCTGCTGGTCGTGCACGATGCGGAACTCCAGAACGGCTGGCCCATCCCCACCGCCACTGATATCGCCTTCGCTCTCGGCGTGCTCGCGGTCGTCGGGCGCGGCCTCCCGAGCCGCATCCGCGCCCTGCTGCTCGCGCTCGCCGTGATCGACGACCTCATCGCGATCCTCATCATCGCCATGTTCTTCACCGAAGAGCTGCTGCCGCTCCCCCTGCTGCTCGCCGTGCCGGTCGTGCTGCTGTTCGGGTGGATCTCGCGGCGCACCCCCCGCGGGTCGCGCATCGCCCTGCTCGTCGCGCTCGGCGTGCTCGCCTGGTACCTCGTTCTGCAGTCGGGGGTGCACGCCACCATCGCCGGTGTCGCGCTCGGCCTGATCATGGCGCCGCGCACGGCCGCCCCCGCCCGGCATGCGATGGAGCCCTGGTCGAACCTCATCGTGCTGCCGGTGTTCGCGTTCGTCGCGGCGCTCGTCGCCCTGCCTGCCGTGTCGATCGATCGGCTGAGCCCCGTCTTCTGGGGCATCGTGCTCGCCCTGCCGCTGGGCAAGCTCGTCGGGATCACCGGCGCGGCGTTCATCGCGACCCGCCTGTCGCGATCCGGCCGGCGCCCGTCGCCGCTGCCGCTCGGCGACATCCTCGTCGTCGCGTCCCTCGGCGGCATCGGCTTCACGGTGTCGCTGCTCATGAACGAGCTCGCGTTCGAGAGCTCACGCGAGGTCGCCGCGGAGGGGACGATCGCGGTGATCCTGGGGTCGCTCATCTCGGCCGTCGTCGCCATCGTGCTCACCTCGCTGCGCGCTCGGCGCTACCGGCGGAGGGCGCGGGTGCTCTGAGGCGCCGGGCGGGTCAGTCGCTACCGGTGGTGAGCGCGATGAGCCGCGAGATGGCGCGCAGGTACTTCTTGCGGTAGCCGCCGGCGAGCATGTCGGCGGCGAACACCGAGTCGAGTGGCTCTCCGCTCGCCACGAGGCGCACCTGCGCGTCGTAGAGACGGTCGACGAACGCGACGAAACGCAGCGCCTCGGTCTGGTCCGCGAGCACGCGCACCCCGCGCAGGCCGACGCTTCCGAGCCCGTCGACGAGGGCGACATAGCGCGACGGATGCACCGTGGCGAGGTGCGCGATGACGTCGTCGAAGCGGTCCGACGTGTGTTCGGCCGGCCCCTCCTGCACGAGCCGCTCGACCTCGGAATCGTCGACCGTGCGCGCGTGACCCTCGATGTCGCGCCGTCGGTAGTCGAGGCCGTCGATCCGGATGGTGTCGAACCGTTCGGCGAGCGCGTGGATCTCGCGCAGGAAGTCGGCGGCGGCGAACCGCCCCTCCCCGAGGGCGTTCGGCGGCGTGTTGGAGGTCGCCGCGATGCGGGTGCCCGACGCCACGAGTTCGCCGAGCAGCCGGCTCATCACCATCGTGTCGCCGGGATCGTCGAGCTCGAACTCGTCGATCGCCACGAGCGACGCCCCACGCAGCAGAGCGACCGCTTCCGCGAAGCCGAGGGCGCCGACGAGAGCGGTGTACTCGATGAAGGTGCCGAAGTACTTCCGCCCGTTCGCCGCATGCCAGAGGGCGGCGAGGAGGTGGGTCTTGCCGACGCCGAACCCGCCGTCGAGGTACACGCCGGGGCGGGAGGCCGGAGCCTTGCGACGGAACAGGCCGCCTGTGGGCTTGGGCCCCTCGGCGAACCGCTGCACCGCGGCGAGCGCCTCCGCTTGGGACGGGTAGTCCGCATCCGGTCGGTAGCTCGAGAACGAGGCGTCCGCGAACTGGCGCGGCGGTACGAGCTGGGCGGCGAGCTCCCGTCCGCCGACCGCGGGCGCGCGATCCGTGAGAGAGCCGACCGTGGTCATCGTTCCCCTTCCGGTGGTGGCCGATCGAGCACGTGACACGGCCCGGCACCGGGAATCCAGCCTACCTGCGGGCGGTTGCGTCATATTGCAGTAGCGCGTCGCGCGCATCCGGACGAGTGCATAGGGTCGTACGGGGCGCGCGCCACCCCACGCGCGCCGGAAACGCAGGAGAGAACAGTGACCGTCGAGTTCGACACCGATCCCCGATTCGCCGACTACGCGCACCCCGAGCGCCTCGTGAGCGGTGAATGGCTGGAGCAACACCTCGGCGCCGAGGGGCTCGTGGTCGTCGAATCCGACGAGGACGTGCTGCTCTACGAGACCGGACACATCCCGGGCGCGGTGAAGATCGACTGGCACACCGACCTCAACGACCCGGTGCAGCGCGACTACGTCACGGGTGAGCAGTTCGCCGCCCTCCTCGCTTCCCGCGGCATCGCCCGCGACACGACCGTCGTGATCTACGGCGACAAGAGCAACTGGTGGGCCGCGTACGCGTTGTGGGTGTTCACCCTCTTCGGCCACGAGGATGTGCGCCTGCTCGACGGTGGACGGGACAAGTGGATCGCCGAAGGCCGGCCGATCACGACTGACGCCCCCGAGATCAGCCCCGCGGAGTACCCGGTCGTCGAGCGTCGCGACGACGCGATCCGCGCCTTCAAGGACGACGTGCTCGCGCACCTCGGCAACCCCCTCATCGACGTCCGCTCGCCGGAGGAGTTCAGCGGCGAGCGCACCACCGCGCCCGCCTATCCGGAGGAAGGCGCCCTGCGCGCCGGACACATCCCCACCGCGCTCAACGTGCCGTGGGGGAAGGCGGCGGCCGAGGACGGTTCGTTCAAGCCCGTGTCCGAGCTGGACGAGATCTACCGGGCCCAGGCCGGCCTACGCGACGGTGATAGCGTGATCGCCTACTGCCGGATCGGTGAGCGCTCGAGCCACACCTGGTTCGTGCTCACCCACCTGCTCGGGTTCGAAGGAGTGCGCAACTATGACGGCTCCTGGACGGAGTGGGGCAGCGCGGTGCGCGTCCCGATCGCGCGCGGGAGCGAGCCCGGCGAGCTCCCCGCGCGCTGAGGCTCACCATGGCTGAGGTGACCGGCGCGCTCGCCGAGATCCGCGAGGAGTTCCTCGCCGTCGAACAACGTGAGCGGCTGCAACTGCTGCTCGAGTTCGCGAACGAACTGCCGGCCCTGCCGGAACGGTACGCGGACCACCCCGACCTGCTCGAACGCGTCGAGGAGTGCCAGTCGCCGGTGTTCATCTTCGTGGAGGTCGACGAGGCCGACCGCGTGCACATGCACGCGACCGCGCCGCGGGAGGCCCCCACGACGCGCGGCTTCGCGTCGATCCTCGCGCAGGGCCTCGACGGGATGACCGTCGACGAGGTGCTCGCGGTGCCCGACGACTACCCGCAGACGATCGGTCTGAACGATGCCGTCAGTCCGCTGCGCATCCGCGGGATGACCGCGATGCTCGGCCGGGCGAAGCGGCAGTTGCGGTTGCGGACCGGCGCGTGATCCTGCGGCGGCTGCTGCCGGATGCGGGCGAGCTCGACATCGCAGACACCGCGGGCCGCGACGCGTTGCTGCGGGAATACGCTCCCCCGCCCGGCGCCCACCTGCGGTTGAACATGATCGCGAGCCTCGACGGCAGCGCCGTGGGAGACGACGGCACGTCCGAGTCGCTCAGCAACCGGGTGGACCGCCGCATCCTCGGCGTCATCCGCGAGCTCGCGGATGCGGTGATCGTCGGGGCGGCGAGCGTGCGGGCCGAGGGCTACCAGATCCCCCGCGCGTCGCGACTCGCGGTCGTGACGGCGACCGGCGATCTCGGTGGGCACCGGTTCGAGCGGGCCGCGGAGCCGGTGCTCGTCCTCGGACCCGCGCACGCCGTGGCTCGTGCCGCCGACGAACTCGGCGACCTCATCGAAGCCGTTCCACTCCCGGACGGATCGGGACCGTCCGCGATTCTCGACGCCCTCCACGGACGGGGATTGCGCTCCCTCGTGAGCGAGGGCGGTCCGACGCTCGCCCGCCGTCTGCTCGAGCACGGGCTCGTCGACGAGTTCTGCCTCAGTTGGTCGCCGCGCCTCGTCGGAGCGCGCCTCCCCCTCGTCGGCGCCGGTGCGCTCGACCCGGTGACGCTGCGACCGATCGCGCTGTTCAGCGACGACGAGGGCTCGTTGTACGGCCGCTGGATTCCCGCAGGCGCGTGAGCCACGATCCGATGGCGGCGTTCCAGCGGTCGGCGTCGTAGTTCCACAGCTTGGTGTGACGCGCCACCGTGAACGCCTCGAAGGTGACCGTGTCGGGGCGGGCGAGCGCGAGGGCGCGTGACGCCGTGACGGGCACGAACCCGTCGTCGTCACTGTGCAGGATGAGGGTGGGCACGTGGAGCTCGTCGGCGTTGGCGACGAGGTCGAGCCGGGCGAAGTCGATCGGCTCGGCGAGCCCGGCGAGCCGGTGCCCCCGCCGCCCGCCGAGCAGGGCGATGACGCCGCGGCGGATCGCGGGAGGCAAGCCGAGCTCCTCGCTCTGGTAGGTGAGCGTCGTGACCCAGTCGACGACCGGGGACTCGAGGATCACCCCGACCACCGCATCCGCGACCGTCGAGCGGGTGACCGCCTGCAGCACGGTGGCTCCGCCCATCGACCAGCCCATGAGCACGATCCGGGTCGCCCCGTGCTCGAGCGCGAACCGCATGGCCGCCTCGACGTCCCGCCATTCACGATCGCCGAGCGCGTACCGCCCGTCGCCGCTCTCCGGCGCGTCGCCGTCGTTGCGGTACGAGATGAGCAGTGACGTGTATCCGGCGTCGTGGAAGACGGGGATCGCGCGCAGCGCCTCCGAGCGGCGCACCGCGCGCCCGTGCACCTGGATGACCCAGTCCGAGCCGTCGCCCCCGGGGACCAGCCATGCCGGCGCGGGGCCGACCTCGGTCGCGATCTCGACCTGGCGGTGCTCGTACGGCAGGTCGCGCGGGCTCAGCCAGAACCAGCCGGCGAAGCGGCCGCGGCGGGCGCGGGCGATGTCGCCGAAGTCGACTCCGAGCAGCTCGCGGGTGACCGAGCGGTCGTCGTGCGCGACGATGTCGCCGAGTTTGGCGTGACCGCGGCCGTGGTCGAACCAGAAGCTGTACCGCCCGGGCACCGTCGCATCGGCCGAGCGCGACAGCACGACGCGGTCGCCCTCGACCGCGAGAACGCGGGTGTCCTCGATGCGCCGCCGCGGGGGCGTGATGACGGTCCGCGCGACGAGCACGGTGGTCACGGCCGCGGTCGCGCCGACGAGGGCGGATGCGGCGACGGCGCCGAGAGCGGCGAGGCCGGCGACGCGGCGCGGGCGCCAGCGACGCGATGCGGGCATGGATCCTCCGGGTGACGGGCGGCGTGCCTTCCACGGATCGGCACCACGCACACCCTAATCTGCTCCCGTGGCCCCCAGTTCCGCACCACCCCCGGCGTTCGTCGCTGCCGTCGACGCCGTGCGTTCCGCGTCCCTCCGGTCGGAGCTCGTGGTGACGGAGATCCCGGCGCCCGGTTCGCTCGCGCCGCACGCGATCGCGCTCGCCGCCGATGTGACCCCGGCGCGTCACGACGACGACTCGGAGCTCGGCACCGGCCGGTTCGTGCTGCTGCACGATCCGGAGGCGCCGGATGCGTGGGGCGGCATCTTCCGCGTCGTGTGCTTCGCTCAGGCCCCGCTCGAGACGGAGATCGGGATCGATCCGTTCGTCGCCGACGTCACCTGGTCGTGGCTCGAAGACGCGCTCGAGGCCCGCGGGGCCCACTACATCGCCGCGTCCGGCACCGCCACCAAGATCATCTCGACCGGGTACGGCGAACTCGCCAGCCAGGGCGACGGCGCCCAACTCGAGCTGCGCGCCTCGTGGACCCCGACCGACGCCGACCTCGGAGCACATGTGGAAGGCTGGGCGGAGTTGTTGTGTGTGCTGGCGGGGCTCCCGCCGGCCGGAGATGGGGTGCCCTTGCTCTCTTCGCGTCGGATGGGACGTGCCTAGCGTCACGGACGCACCGCTCGAGCAGGCGCCGCACGAGCCCGTGATCGTCATCGACACGCGCGAGGGGTACCTCGACGCGGTGCGGCGCATCGCCGAGGGCGAAGGACCC carries:
- a CDS encoding DUF6069 family protein, with amino-acid sequence MSSPSATDRPARGGAVRTTVVLLIAAAVAVAVNALVAALAVSAGAPSTYGPLTFPAFTTFTVAGLAAGWAGWIVVRRRARKPRRALAVLVPLVVAVSFVPDVALLILRFIPGTTTAAVVALMAMHLVVAAVAIPAYALAAPVRASDAARTGASGGRVSAARA
- a CDS encoding Pr6Pr family membrane protein, which codes for MTIAPDRRAALLVGIARIVVALAVIAVLLYTYALGVAAGRSSLFDYFGYFTNLTSLLTSSVLLVAGFIAVTGHRAPRWLTAARALGTTYMLLVGLVYNVLVPGTGTAPPWVSVVLHVIFPILVVADWLAGPDRHAIPWALLVIVLPYPIVRVTVVLVRGATDGWVPYGFLLPSHGAATLAAHVAALLAVLLVLGAAVWSVGRRRS
- a CDS encoding ammonium transporter; the protein is MTDGWVVTTSALVLAAVLAGAIPALLRGVRGAVLAVALPTLLWAVVLGVGLAVGAVRAVPAVLLYLAGAVLLSVAAAYVLGPATVSSGALVLSTLLWPTLLLVPLGVGLFGGPAAWLVLDARVADYGGALLFAVPLSALYVVRAVLALEPPEDSPHARRPLLATSSMWIAAVVWMIGVELRIDEVTPVVLLAAVVVPGVSAVGWAVVQLIRRHRIDTVGVCSGATAGVMATLAAAPSVDLLWGAVLGGVTGTSSAIVAYSAHRAAWRPGSLRNVLALLPVPAAIGVAFLGLFGLERGFVYSGSLDPVIAQFGAVLGVVLWSGVAALIVALPLLIAQQVRRSRAARASA
- a CDS encoding ammonium transporter, whose protein sequence is MDQGNTAFLLIAAALVLLMTPGLAFFYGGLVKAKSVISMMMMSFGALGLIGVLWVLYGYAISFADGPDGAAADANFIGIDGVLGINLGEIGLGDSYAEASVTEADFPNLAFVAFQATFAILTVALISGAIADRAKFGAWMVFAGVWATVVYFPVASWVFNFTLGEDGSVVDGGWIAYTVGAIDFAGGTAVHINAGAAALALALVLGKRVNFAKGAHVPHNPPFVLLGAGLLWFGWFGFNAGSELAADGIAAIAFLNTIAAPAAAILGWLVVEKIKDGKPTSIGAASGAVAGLVAITPACAVLTPGWSLLLGAIAGVVCALAIDLKFKLGFDDSLDVVGIHLVGGLVGTLYIGLFATDLGLFTGGDASQLGKQALAAFAVLIYSFVLSFAIGWVINKTMGFRVRNEDEVAGIDTVVHGETGYVLAD
- the nhaA gene encoding Na+/H+ antiporter NhaA, producing MPGSLVGVVFPTPKGVMRFLRSERYSAVLLLAAAAAGLLLANTAAGPGLTALRDTYLDIPPLGIHLTVGHWVTDGLLAIFFFLAAIELRHELTRGELDSARKALVPTIAAVGGVVVPAIVFLLVVHDAELQNGWPIPTATDIAFALGVLAVVGRGLPSRIRALLLALAVIDDLIAILIIAMFFTEELLPLPLLLAVPVVLLFGWISRRTPRGSRIALLVALGVLAWYLVLQSGVHATIAGVALGLIMAPRTAAPARHAMEPWSNLIVLPVFAFVAALVALPAVSIDRLSPVFWGIVLALPLGKLVGITGAAFIATRLSRSGRRPSPLPLGDILVVASLGGIGFTVSLLMNELAFESSREVAAEGTIAVILGSLISAVVAIVLTSLRARRYRRRARVL
- the zapE gene encoding cell division protein ZapE; this translates as MTTVGSLTDRAPAVGGRELAAQLVPPRQFADASFSSYRPDADYPSQAEALAAVQRFAEGPKPTGGLFRRKAPASRPGVYLDGGFGVGKTHLLAALWHAANGRKYFGTFIEYTALVGALGFAEAVALLRGASLVAIDEFELDDPGDTMVMSRLLGELVASGTRIAATSNTPPNALGEGRFAAADFLREIHALAERFDTIRIDGLDYRRRDIEGHARTVDDSEVERLVQEGPAEHTSDRFDDVIAHLATVHPSRYVALVDGLGSVGLRGVRVLADQTEALRFVAFVDRLYDAQVRLVASGEPLDSVFAADMLAGGYRKKYLRAISRLIALTTGSD
- a CDS encoding sulfurtransferase, yielding MTVEFDTDPRFADYAHPERLVSGEWLEQHLGAEGLVVVESDEDVLLYETGHIPGAVKIDWHTDLNDPVQRDYVTGEQFAALLASRGIARDTTVVIYGDKSNWWAAYALWVFTLFGHEDVRLLDGGRDKWIAEGRPITTDAPEISPAEYPVVERRDDAIRAFKDDVLAHLGNPLIDVRSPEEFSGERTTAPAYPEEGALRAGHIPTALNVPWGKAAAEDGSFKPVSELDEIYRAQAGLRDGDSVIAYCRIGERSSHTWFVLTHLLGFEGVRNYDGSWTEWGSAVRVPIARGSEPGELPAR
- a CDS encoding SufE family protein codes for the protein MAEVTGALAEIREEFLAVEQRERLQLLLEFANELPALPERYADHPDLLERVEECQSPVFIFVEVDEADRVHMHATAPREAPTTRGFASILAQGLDGMTVDEVLAVPDDYPQTIGLNDAVSPLRIRGMTAMLGRAKRQLRLRTGA
- a CDS encoding dihydrofolate reductase family protein gives rise to the protein MILRRLLPDAGELDIADTAGRDALLREYAPPPGAHLRLNMIASLDGSAVGDDGTSESLSNRVDRRILGVIRELADAVIVGAASVRAEGYQIPRASRLAVVTATGDLGGHRFERAAEPVLVLGPAHAVARAADELGDLIEAVPLPDGSGPSAILDALHGRGLRSLVSEGGPTLARRLLEHGLVDEFCLSWSPRLVGARLPLVGAGALDPVTLRPIALFSDDEGSLYGRWIPAGA
- a CDS encoding alpha/beta hydrolase family protein, which encodes MPASRRWRPRRVAGLAALGAVAASALVGATAAVTTVLVARTVITPPRRRIEDTRVLAVEGDRVVLSRSADATVPGRYSFWFDHGRGHAKLGDIVAHDDRSVTRELLGVDFGDIARARRGRFAGWFWLSPRDLPYEHRQVEIATEVGPAPAWLVPGGDGSDWVIQVHGRAVRRSEALRAIPVFHDAGYTSLLISYRNDGDAPESGDGRYALGDREWRDVEAAMRFALEHGATRIVLMGWSMGGATVLQAVTRSTVADAVVGVILESPVVDWVTTLTYQSEELGLPPAIRRGVIALLGGRRGHRLAGLAEPIDFARLDLVANADELHVPTLILHSDDDGFVPVTASRALALARPDTVTFEAFTVARHTKLWNYDADRWNAAIGSWLTRLRESSGRTTSPRRR
- a CDS encoding DUF3000 domain-containing protein produces the protein MAPSSAPPPAFVAAVDAVRSASLRSELVVTEIPAPGSLAPHAIALAADVTPARHDDDSELGTGRFVLLHDPEAPDAWGGIFRVVCFAQAPLETEIGIDPFVADVTWSWLEDALEARGAHYIAASGTATKIISTGYGELASQGDGAQLELRASWTPTDADLGAHVEGWAELLCVLAGLPPAGDGVPLLSSRRMGRA